From Chryseobacterium sp. IHB B 17019, one genomic window encodes:
- a CDS encoding recombination protein NinG: MKEIKPKNCAVCGEEFSPNKTTQRVCGMACAISFGKSNIQKQNAKAWQKEKKIIKEKLKTHKDWLQDLQKVFNAYIRTRDKGKPCVSCGCKVEGSGHASHFFSVGSHPNLRFNEDNVHVSCIECNLHKHGNLAEYSTRLPHRIGVDAFNTLLSKKNIPNKLSVNELKLLIQYYKTRLK; the protein is encoded by the coding sequence ATGAAGGAGATAAAGCCGAAAAATTGCGCGGTATGTGGTGAGGAATTTAGTCCAAATAAAACAACTCAAAGGGTATGCGGCATGGCCTGCGCAATTTCATTCGGTAAGTCAAATATTCAAAAACAAAACGCTAAAGCTTGGCAGAAAGAGAAGAAGATTATAAAGGAGAAGCTTAAGACTCATAAAGATTGGTTACAAGATCTCCAAAAGGTTTTTAATGCCTATATCAGAACAAGAGACAAAGGAAAGCCATGTGTGAGTTGTGGGTGTAAAGTAGAAGGTAGTGGCCATGCTTCACATTTTTTTTCAGTGGGATCTCATCCAAACTTAAGGTTCAATGAAGATAATGTTCATGTAAGTTGCATTGAATGTAATCTGCATAAACATGGAAATCTTGCTGAATATTCCACAAGACTACCTCACAGAATTGGAGTCGATGCTTTTAATACATTATTATCAAAGAAAAATATTCCAAACAAGTTAAGTGTTAATGAATTGAAATTATTAATTCAATATTACAAGACTAGATTAAAATAG
- a CDS encoding NUMOD4 domain-containing protein, which translates to MAEGLMKLLSLSLESFPNEVWEEIPGYEDRYMVSNYARVKSIINRNPRIIKKSISSGKYKVTLVNKRGRITSIGCGRLVAKTFIREPNSDEVVRYRDENVLNDILSNIYFSTRSECLRASPRRNRMSISGERNGMAILTTNQVIEIRKKRNNGNTYNQLKDEYKVSIGCIHNIITRKKWKTV; encoded by the coding sequence ATGGCAGAGGGATTAATGAAGTTGTTAAGTTTAAGTTTAGAAAGTTTTCCGAATGAGGTTTGGGAAGAGATACCAGGTTATGAAGATCGTTATATGGTTTCAAACTATGCAAGGGTAAAAAGCATCATAAACAGGAATCCGAGAATCATTAAGAAAAGTATTTCATCCGGAAAATACAAAGTGACTTTAGTTAATAAAAGAGGAAGAATAACAAGCATTGGATGTGGTAGATTAGTTGCTAAAACATTCATTAGAGAACCAAATTCAGATGAGGTAGTAAGATATAGAGACGAAAACGTTTTAAATGACATTCTCTCAAACATCTATTTCAGTACAAGATCTGAATGCCTTAGAGCATCACCACGAAGGAATAGAATGTCTATAAGTGGAGAAAGAAACGGAATGGCAATATTAACCACTAATCAGGTTATAGAAATCCGGAAGAAAAGAAACAATGGAAATACTTACAATCAATTGAAAGATGAATATAAAGTCTCCATAGGTTGTATTCACAATATCATCACAAGGAAAAAATGGAAAACGGTTTAA
- a CDS encoding GIY-YIG nuclease family protein, with protein sequence MENGLKYKSLQHSKKMADNATLVNKSKKPDGYIYVLQYGRNNIFKFGVSSSPDRRIKDIDACSPIPVKEIGRFYFKNVYEMEEMIHDNLKGGLIRREWFKLNELSAKAICEQLQEMSNNGIFLIKKDGST encoded by the coding sequence ATGGAAAACGGTTTAAAGTATAAAAGTTTACAACATTCAAAGAAGATGGCTGATAATGCAACTTTGGTGAATAAGAGTAAAAAACCAGATGGATATATTTATGTTTTACAATATGGGAGAAATAATATTTTCAAATTTGGAGTTAGTTCTAGTCCAGACCGAAGGATAAAAGATATTGATGCGTGTTCGCCAATTCCAGTTAAAGAGATTGGAAGATTCTATTTTAAAAATGTATACGAAATGGAAGAAATGATTCATGATAATTTAAAGGGAGGGTTAATCAGAAGGGAATGGTTTAAACTAAATGAATTATCTGCAAAAGCTATTTGCGAACAATTACAAGAAATGAGCAATAATGGAATATTTTTAATAAAGAAAGATGGCAGCACCTAA
- a CDS encoding DNA-packaging protein, with translation MAAPKGNQFWKLRSKHGRDKLFESSQLLWEASTEYFEWCDENPLIEIDYKGKDADRVEIPKMRPYTITGLCLYLDCNVQYLKTFKAQLNKNDENYEDFNTVITRIEETIYTQKFTGAASGFLNPNIIARDLGLTDSKDVTSKGEKIESGPSKITVDIIAPTDE, from the coding sequence ATGGCAGCACCTAAAGGAAATCAATTTTGGAAACTAAGAAGTAAACACGGTAGAGATAAATTATTTGAGTCTTCACAGCTCCTATGGGAAGCATCAACTGAATATTTTGAATGGTGTGATGAAAATCCACTAATTGAAATTGATTATAAAGGGAAAGATGCTGACAGGGTGGAAATACCAAAGATGAGACCTTATACTATCACTGGTCTCTGTTTATATTTAGATTGTAACGTCCAATATTTGAAAACTTTTAAGGCTCAATTAAATAAAAATGATGAAAACTATGAAGATTTTAACACGGTCATTACGCGTATAGAGGAAACTATTTATACACAAAAGTTCACTGGAGCAGCATCTGGGTTCTTAAATCCAAATATAATTGCAAGAGATTTAGGATTGACAGACAGCAAGGATGTTACCTCTAAAGGCGAAAAGATAGAATCAGGACCGTCAAAAATAACAGTAGATATTATAGCCCCTACAGATGAATAA
- a CDS encoding phage terminase large subunit produces the protein MNNINFKASIVFHKIWEAVNLRKVNELGQFEHIYKLILEEGSSRSTKTWSNFQVLFLYLYENPISSATVLRDTQKSCRDIVEKDWKEWLKDPMVRKKQFDKGEITVEELDSYLKKENLAQYFIENKTNHTWTFKHNGNMLRFTGLDDEDDAMGMTQTICWINEPYNFSHEVYKQLAQRSKLIIFDWNPKQNHWIEKEKLKESTFINYSTFRDNPFINPESKNQILSYQPIKFCDAVESKLLSETEALNYDLEVNPKGLTVRQLKELKRCIYNEKTKSESEYHWLVYGLGKKSEKPNKIYKNWVPITLEEYKKKDLRGYFGLDYGFVNPTACVEVKYDGDRSFYIRPLLYKPMNSMGETPLGEVLTSAGVPSGNVTFIWADSSDKEPGSDISITNDLRTNYNLNAVPTNKPTYKSRFEFITRANIFYVQDNNFEMEYDEYEYEYINHIPTERPIKKNDHYMNAMEYCIWGIKEYLGLAF, from the coding sequence ATGAATAATATTAATTTTAAAGCCTCAATAGTCTTTCATAAGATATGGGAAGCTGTAAACCTTAGAAAGGTTAACGAATTAGGTCAGTTTGAACATATTTACAAATTAATACTTGAAGAGGGAAGTTCAAGAAGTACAAAGACCTGGAGTAATTTTCAGGTTTTATTTTTGTATTTGTATGAAAATCCTATTTCATCAGCTACCGTTTTACGAGACACTCAAAAGTCTTGCCGGGATATTGTAGAGAAAGACTGGAAAGAATGGTTAAAAGATCCGATGGTTCGGAAAAAGCAATTTGACAAAGGTGAAATTACTGTTGAAGAGCTAGACTCTTATCTGAAAAAGGAAAACCTTGCTCAATACTTCATCGAGAATAAAACCAACCATACTTGGACTTTTAAACATAATGGAAATATGCTGAGGTTTACTGGTCTTGACGATGAAGATGATGCTATGGGTATGACTCAAACCATTTGTTGGATTAATGAGCCTTACAACTTTAGTCATGAAGTTTATAAGCAGTTAGCCCAAAGATCGAAATTAATAATATTTGACTGGAACCCGAAACAAAACCATTGGATTGAGAAAGAGAAGTTAAAAGAAAGTACTTTTATCAACTACTCAACATTTAGAGATAACCCATTTATAAACCCAGAAAGCAAAAATCAAATTCTATCATATCAACCTATTAAATTTTGTGACGCTGTTGAATCGAAGCTATTAAGTGAGACGGAGGCTTTAAATTATGATCTCGAAGTAAACCCGAAAGGATTAACTGTAAGGCAGCTTAAAGAATTAAAACGGTGTATCTATAACGAGAAAACCAAATCAGAATCAGAATATCACTGGCTCGTTTACGGTCTTGGTAAAAAGTCGGAAAAACCGAATAAAATTTATAAAAATTGGGTTCCGATTACCCTTGAAGAATATAAGAAAAAAGATCTTAGGGGATATTTTGGGTTGGATTATGGCTTTGTTAATCCTACTGCGTGTGTTGAGGTTAAATACGATGGTGATCGTTCGTTTTATATCAGGCCGTTATTATACAAACCTATGAATAGTATGGGAGAGACGCCACTTGGTGAAGTTCTAACATCTGCAGGTGTGCCATCGGGTAACGTCACCTTTATTTGGGCTGACTCATCAGATAAAGAACCTGGTAGTGATATTTCGATAACAAATGATTTGCGGACTAACTATAATCTGAATGCTGTTCCGACAAACAAACCGACCTACAAGTCCAGATTTGAATTTATTACAAGGGCAAATATCTTTTATGTTCAGGATAATAATTTTGAAATGGAGTATGATGAGTACGAATATGAATACATCAATCATATTCCAACCGAGCGGCCGATAAAGAAAAATGACCACTACATGAACGCAATGGAATATTGTATTTGGGGAATTAAAGAGTATTTAGGATTGGCGTTTTAA
- a CDS encoding phage portal protein, with protein sequence MNIFTKLGNGVDAFKSAFNSAEVPPYYARLEDGTHSYNFETTRFGLLGLLGFGSEFNRAVDNLKYYYKHTLFLQDCINLYADFASQVRIIEVDSKGNEIEESEYLKLLQQPNAFQNKTDFIKEMVVNNLTYGAVFQYGNFFKNGNLRMSSQLFNLDFNNLSFPTVKNRYALSRKDISELEIKEHLADSKVRDLKMYELAYFYDTIPNNGYGKDRYDAEGFFKPMSRLFSILSSIDTLTNSQSSMAYTSGNNVNKVLSKKPLASGAVAPLSGDQKDDIERKINGRGKYGARSGKVGDAIATNESLDLLDLTRDHRKMQLIEQQENAKENVRNCFLIPKDFFGESTYENKQMSEARFILGQVKTITDNWLNELMAKTPLYFQSRQTKLVGSYNHIPSIAETKTKLENEGFLAKATALLKLMDVYDRMVVVKPELTWDEFVRVNQFNEHLMIQS encoded by the coding sequence GTGAACATTTTTACTAAGTTAGGAAATGGAGTGGATGCGTTTAAATCAGCTTTTAACAGTGCTGAGGTTCCACCGTATTATGCAAGGCTTGAAGATGGCACACATTCTTACAATTTTGAAACCACTCGATTCGGGTTATTAGGGCTTTTAGGTTTTGGATCTGAATTCAACAGAGCGGTTGATAATCTAAAATACTACTACAAACACACATTATTTCTTCAAGATTGCATCAATTTATACGCTGATTTTGCTTCACAAGTGAGAATCATTGAAGTAGATTCAAAAGGTAATGAAATCGAAGAATCGGAATATCTAAAGCTATTACAACAACCAAATGCTTTCCAGAATAAAACCGACTTTATTAAGGAAATGGTGGTTAATAACCTTACTTATGGGGCCGTATTCCAATATGGCAACTTCTTCAAGAATGGCAATTTGAGAATGTCTTCACAATTATTCAATCTTGATTTCAATAACCTTTCTTTTCCTACAGTTAAAAACCGATACGCATTAAGTCGTAAAGATATAAGCGAACTGGAAATTAAAGAACATTTAGCGGATTCTAAGGTAAGGGATCTTAAAATGTATGAATTAGCTTATTTCTACGATACTATTCCAAATAACGGATATGGAAAGGACAGATACGATGCTGAGGGATTCTTTAAACCAATGTCTCGTTTATTTTCAATCTTATCATCCATTGACACTTTAACGAATAGCCAGAGTTCAATGGCATATACTTCCGGGAATAATGTAAATAAAGTACTTAGTAAAAAGCCATTAGCATCTGGGGCTGTTGCTCCATTATCCGGTGATCAGAAAGATGATATTGAGAGAAAGATAAACGGAAGGGGAAAGTATGGAGCTAGATCCGGAAAGGTTGGCGATGCAATAGCAACTAATGAAAGCCTTGACTTGTTAGATCTGACAAGAGACCATCGTAAAATGCAGCTTATCGAACAGCAGGAAAACGCAAAGGAAAACGTTCGTAACTGTTTTTTAATCCCGAAAGACTTCTTTGGTGAATCTACCTATGAAAATAAACAGATGTCGGAAGCCCGGTTTATCCTGGGGCAAGTTAAAACGATAACAGATAATTGGCTGAATGAGTTAATGGCTAAAACACCACTTTATTTCCAATCCAGACAAACAAAGCTAGTAGGGTCTTATAATCATATTCCAAGTATTGCCGAAACTAAAACTAAGCTCGAAAATGAGGGCTTTTTAGCTAAAGCAACAGCTTTATTAAAGCTTATGGATGTTTATGATCGCATGGTTGTAGTAAAGCCTGAATTAACGTGGGATGAATTTGTAAGAGTAAATCAGTTTAACGAACACTTAATGATACAGTCATGA
- a CDS encoding fibronectin type III domain-containing protein, whose translation MVPIKHILNESGVSERFKLVVPDGNYEGEYSIKKPDGWNDIDSIVNINEEFFNIEDFIIGSSTKIKFTQFSDPESFNLIRNVYNEKGGDGRIIFKWIAVKDGIEYDLLSENFEINFNKKMESFEKTMMATEIELIKSESQNKIYTREDITVDLFDTKDLDENDINPVATFPIGYKKGDKVLSNFYTFDISQFYFGVNGGVKSFFYSFVRADDSGFGINTNKYSSWRNSDTRLGARNYQGPFVETNINLPNLKAEISNMNILVEKDIAGENFADASLFAIIRVGDTEVRRVFLKQTVSVPIPAGGTYGEIKIDNAIYELGNLNPGENLTFEIISNVSENLKGFPLGDNTSIELTTNIESPLVRTKGIRLLEALNQIAKNYTSGEITADSFILGSGGSFYNTSISTGMYLRGLPEIYLSQKMKTSLKSILHEGAAKLLALGYDVMDNKLIVEDIGYFFKDLKCYDLSEKQYVREGFKLEHDNDISYNNLLFGSKKYSTEVKFDIKNFNTSAELSTPIKTNKNKFDKQTELIIDSFKIQELIEDKSSATNDNDDDKVLIDMVQVNDVWDQGVFQNCSHTEDGGNLLLNCVSPPFDTTLIEVGNLIEIVDGYNKGTWTVLEISGAKMKLDKTSGIQSGIVDTPIKYKITALVKNRTNEGFNIYSLNDQPTIFSPETATNIRHNPKYQLARWWPLFGSGLRKKLNSELLKVTNYKNNSEAKMEIVTSDMSNELQGPVVVGEDETLSRMRDYKATFFTGEKIEISYDKITFEEFFDIYNNWKFGENNNRAMSRGFISCNTPYGIYDIYPFGPGAFSHSKAKNTLNIKGKVKGRSVENPILLSVIQVDRNTVTLNWDYVIDYVNPVIKIQYSLDGSNWETIHTVSNVKTATFSNNIFNGIMTGETVYFRVCVTTADFYNKVSNSLWAIWQFNDWAIKEISRTENVNCGYSYLTFEIKGTGNFEIFWSFFTSVSGGESYVTDLSDNSTVVSFAPPYPGDQTTTLSMTNETKQFSVMVKNSNKTAGGITLSCTFGNVIYPVDATLNFEITDLATGDINYWVLSAETEKRYRGNSIP comes from the coding sequence ATGGTACCAATAAAACATATTTTAAATGAATCAGGCGTTTCGGAACGGTTTAAATTAGTTGTTCCAGATGGAAACTATGAAGGCGAATATAGCATCAAAAAACCTGATGGGTGGAATGATATAGACTCTATTGTAAATATTAATGAAGAATTCTTCAATATCGAAGATTTTATCATCGGAAGTTCGACAAAAATAAAATTCACTCAATTCTCAGATCCCGAATCTTTTAATTTGATACGCAATGTTTATAATGAAAAAGGAGGTGATGGAAGAATAATTTTTAAATGGATTGCAGTAAAGGACGGCATTGAATACGATTTGCTTTCAGAAAACTTTGAAATTAATTTCAATAAAAAAATGGAATCATTTGAAAAAACAATGATGGCCACGGAAATTGAGTTGATTAAAAGTGAGTCGCAAAATAAAATTTACACTCGGGAAGATATAACAGTAGATTTATTCGATACGAAAGATCTGGATGAGAATGACATTAATCCAGTTGCAACTTTTCCTATAGGATATAAAAAAGGAGATAAAGTTCTATCTAACTTTTACACGTTTGATATTTCTCAATTTTATTTTGGAGTAAATGGAGGTGTAAAAAGTTTCTTTTATTCCTTTGTAAGAGCTGATGATTCCGGATTTGGAATAAATACAAATAAATATTCCAGTTGGCGAAACAGCGATACACGGCTTGGTGCAAGAAATTACCAGGGACCGTTTGTTGAAACCAATATAAACTTGCCAAATTTAAAAGCCGAAATAAGCAATATGAATATTTTGGTTGAAAAAGACATTGCGGGTGAAAACTTTGCGGACGCTTCTCTTTTTGCTATAATTCGCGTCGGAGACACAGAGGTGAGGAGAGTTTTTTTAAAGCAAACAGTTTCTGTACCAATTCCAGCAGGAGGTACATATGGTGAAATAAAAATTGATAATGCCATATATGAACTAGGCAATTTAAATCCGGGTGAAAATTTAACTTTTGAGATTATTAGTAATGTTTCGGAAAATTTAAAAGGATTTCCACTGGGAGATAATACTTCAATTGAATTAACGACAAATATTGAAAGCCCCTTAGTGAGAACAAAGGGAATTCGACTTCTTGAAGCTTTGAATCAAATTGCTAAAAACTACACATCAGGCGAAATTACAGCTGATAGTTTTATTTTGGGATCAGGGGGATCATTTTACAATACTAGCATTTCAACAGGCATGTATTTACGTGGATTGCCTGAAATTTATTTATCCCAAAAAATGAAAACATCACTAAAAAGTATTCTACATGAAGGAGCCGCTAAGCTTTTGGCATTAGGATATGATGTTATGGATAATAAACTAATCGTGGAAGATATTGGATATTTTTTCAAAGACTTAAAATGTTATGATTTATCAGAAAAACAATATGTAAGGGAAGGGTTTAAGCTTGAACACGACAACGACATATCTTACAATAATTTACTTTTTGGCTCTAAAAAGTACTCAACAGAGGTAAAGTTTGACATTAAAAATTTTAACACTTCAGCAGAACTCAGTACACCAATTAAAACCAACAAAAATAAGTTTGATAAACAGACTGAATTAATTATTGATTCTTTTAAAATTCAGGAATTAATTGAAGATAAAAGTTCTGCAACAAACGATAATGATGATGACAAAGTTTTGATCGATATGGTTCAAGTCAATGATGTATGGGATCAGGGTGTATTTCAAAACTGTTCCCATACAGAGGATGGAGGTAATTTACTTCTTAACTGTGTTAGTCCTCCGTTTGATACAACACTAATAGAAGTGGGAAATTTGATAGAAATAGTAGACGGTTATAACAAAGGCACATGGACTGTACTAGAAATTTCAGGAGCTAAAATGAAACTTGACAAGACTTCGGGAATCCAATCGGGGATTGTAGATACCCCTATCAAGTATAAAATCACTGCATTAGTTAAAAACAGGACAAATGAAGGTTTCAACATATACTCTTTAAATGATCAACCTACAATTTTCAGCCCTGAAACAGCGACGAATATTCGGCACAACCCGAAATATCAATTAGCCAGATGGTGGCCATTATTTGGAAGTGGATTAAGGAAAAAATTAAATTCTGAGTTATTAAAAGTAACTAATTACAAAAACAATTCTGAGGCTAAAATGGAAATTGTTACTTCCGATATGTCAAACGAACTTCAGGGACCTGTTGTAGTGGGAGAAGATGAAACACTATCCAGAATGAGGGACTATAAGGCAACGTTCTTTACGGGTGAAAAAATTGAGATCAGTTATGATAAAATCACTTTCGAGGAATTCTTTGACATTTATAATAATTGGAAGTTTGGAGAAAACAACAATCGAGCCATGAGCAGGGGATTTATTTCTTGTAATACACCTTATGGTATTTACGATATTTATCCTTTCGGGCCTGGAGCATTTTCCCATAGCAAGGCGAAAAACACCTTAAACATAAAAGGCAAAGTAAAAGGACGATCGGTTGAAAACCCGATCCTATTAAGCGTTATTCAGGTTGATCGAAATACGGTTACATTAAATTGGGATTATGTTATTGATTACGTAAATCCGGTTATTAAGATACAATATTCATTGGACGGTTCTAATTGGGAAACTATCCACACGGTTTCCAATGTTAAGACTGCTACTTTTTCTAATAATATTTTCAATGGTATAATGACCGGGGAAACCGTTTATTTTAGAGTGTGCGTAACAACGGCAGATTTTTATAACAAAGTTTCAAATTCATTATGGGCGATCTGGCAGTTCAATGATTGGGCGATAAAAGAGATTTCAAGAACTGAAAATGTGAATTGCGGGTACAGTTATTTGACTTTCGAGATAAAAGGAACGGGTAATTTTGAAATATTTTGGAGTTTCTTTACTTCCGTATCAGGTGGAGAATCTTATGTAACTGACCTTTCCGATAATTCAACGGTAGTTTCTTTTGCTCCGCCTTATCCTGGAGATCAGACAACCACGCTTTCAATGACTAATGAGACAAAGCAGTTTTCAGTAATGGTTAAAAACTCAAACAAGACAGCGGGTGGAATTACACTGAGTTGTACGTTTGGAAATGTTATATATCCCGTTGATGCCACTTTGAATTTTGAAATTACTGATTTAGCGACTGGGGATATTAATTATTGGGTTTTGAGCGCGGAAACCGAAAAAAGATACCGAGGAAATAGTATTCCATAG
- a CDS encoding SGNH/GDSL hydrolase family protein, producing MPDKIIFAPFVKAVPTTEIPITQNPLMGHIVNYNNEGKITFTPIDSFRTQIMTGIAGEATPSSSPTPWNSGDPDLFEKWDIKTAGTYTNFLISPGNPVVVTTDDLKENFVQIWVTNGVSQKVLSEKPENVTSIPPFEDLPFPVTEGTQATYGDSIWEVKSGQTVTISDVPSTDVNSKWISLGLTLNSTFKNYLNPTLEVGALALNNGAVTGSTTRGRTVSFLDISYASQLELIGNMLFQNIFYYDLNNAFISTQVINGKTFTPTIPGNAVKFKFSLYHTTNTQTVTQSELNALIINCYSAQDTTMKTVVENSTNSVKVSTDYGAFIINLGDGVYKELGGIDVTNGSDASNNIRIRTEKINVLDGIYSLTQDSGYVISRVVYYKDGVYTGSYGTLPDFTINTSTVNQIRLVWSKTNASTVITQAEVDAFKFTLQNKTVSKFEQQQNIIKKNASKVTSWFTNKKMSSIGDSITYGFIPRNYTGYPGQLDSYAKQAATLLGMKWENMGISGSTVGEVTAGDTVTRDPMVDRFSSMASDAKVITFMGGTNDLRNISNLGTMTSRDKTTFYGALHLLIQGLLNKYVYSQNLTLSKDILIVGVTPIKIYPNSTHNTLKMTDYVAAMKEVCAYYAVPCFDAYNLSGLTPEEFRTLQGTETGYTDMYNPLITDGVHPTKEGNAIFAQRFAGFLKTLVG from the coding sequence ATGCCGGATAAAATAATATTTGCGCCATTTGTAAAGGCGGTTCCCACAACTGAAATTCCAATCACACAAAACCCTCTAATGGGACATATTGTTAATTACAACAACGAGGGGAAAATAACATTTACACCTATCGACTCCTTCAGAACACAAATTATGACAGGAATTGCAGGTGAAGCGACACCATCTAGTTCGCCAACCCCTTGGAATTCTGGAGACCCTGATTTGTTCGAGAAGTGGGATATTAAAACAGCAGGAACTTATACGAACTTTTTAATATCTCCAGGAAACCCCGTTGTAGTAACTACTGATGATCTAAAAGAAAACTTTGTTCAGATATGGGTTACAAATGGAGTTTCTCAAAAAGTTTTATCAGAAAAGCCAGAAAATGTAACAAGTATCCCTCCTTTTGAAGATTTGCCATTCCCCGTAACCGAAGGAACGCAAGCGACTTATGGGGATTCAATATGGGAAGTAAAATCGGGTCAAACGGTAACTATCTCCGATGTCCCATCTACGGACGTAAACAGTAAATGGATTTCTTTAGGATTAACCCTAAATAGTACTTTCAAGAACTATTTAAACCCTACTTTAGAAGTCGGCGCTCTGGCTCTTAATAATGGAGCTGTAACAGGTTCAACCACAAGAGGTAGAACGGTTTCATTTTTAGATATTTCTTATGCCTCTCAATTGGAATTGATAGGAAACATGTTGTTTCAAAATATTTTCTATTATGATTTAAACAATGCTTTTATTTCTACTCAAGTAATTAATGGTAAAACTTTCACTCCAACAATTCCGGGAAATGCAGTAAAGTTTAAATTTTCTTTATATCACACAACCAATACTCAGACTGTTACTCAATCTGAATTAAATGCGTTAATTATAAATTGCTATTCAGCACAAGATACAACAATGAAAACAGTAGTTGAAAATTCAACTAACTCCGTCAAGGTATCTACGGATTATGGAGCTTTCATAATTAACTTAGGCGATGGTGTTTATAAAGAATTAGGAGGAATTGACGTAACTAACGGTAGTGACGCAAGTAATAATATTAGAATCCGAACAGAGAAAATTAATGTTTTAGATGGAATTTATTCTTTAACTCAAGATTCCGGTTATGTTATTTCGAGAGTAGTTTATTACAAAGATGGTGTTTATACAGGATCATACGGGACATTGCCTGATTTCACAATTAATACATCGACAGTTAACCAAATTCGCCTTGTTTGGTCGAAAACCAATGCTTCAACAGTTATTACACAGGCTGAAGTAGACGCTTTTAAATTTACGCTTCAAAATAAAACTGTAAGTAAGTTTGAGCAACAGCAAAATATCATAAAAAAGAATGCTTCTAAAGTTACTTCATGGTTTACAAACAAAAAAATGTCAAGTATTGGTGATTCTATTACTTATGGTTTCATTCCCCGCAACTATACAGGTTATCCCGGGCAATTAGATAGTTACGCAAAACAAGCTGCGACTTTGTTAGGTATGAAATGGGAGAATATGGGTATCTCTGGAAGTACAGTAGGGGAAGTAACTGCTGGTGATACGGTTACACGGGATCCAATGGTAGATAGATTTTCTTCAATGGCGTCTGATGCGAAGGTTATTACTTTTATGGGTGGTACTAATGACCTTAGGAATATCTCTAATTTAGGAACAATGACCAGTAGAGATAAGACTACATTTTACGGAGCATTACATCTTTTAATTCAGGGACTATTAAATAAATATGTTTACTCACAAAATTTAACGCTTTCAAAGGATATTTTAATTGTTGGTGTTACCCCAATTAAAATTTACCCAAATTCAACCCATAACACCCTTAAAATGACAGATTATGTTGCGGCTATGAAAGAGGTTTGTGCATATTATGCGGTTCCATGTTTTGACGCTTACAATTTAAGTGGCTTAACTCCAGAAGAATTTAGAACACTGCAAGGGACGGAAACGGGCTATACCGACATGTATAATCCATTAATTACAGATGGTGTACACCCAACAAAAGAAGGAAACGCAATTTTCGCACAAAGGTTCGCTGGATTCTTGAAAACTCTGGTTGGATAA
- a CDS encoding phage holin family protein, translated as MIKQFIIKNLISIHSGGLGGKIWSSIQLAAIPAVGVTITEKLIGWYIDSQIFIIILVGMLFVDLILGVWKHWKLHTFSFKRMIKGFMEKVGLLILFYFISEALIQIIADADLDSVYVKVPLKLIMFFYLAGNALVNMGIISNGKIPPLALLSRIEKFNKTLNIEDLNLKNNKDEKDIDSNNPE; from the coding sequence ATGATTAAACAATTTATAATTAAAAATCTTATTTCCATTCACTCTGGTGGATTGGGAGGTAAGATTTGGAGTTCTATCCAGCTTGCGGCAATTCCGGCGGTGGGTGTGACTATTACGGAAAAGCTTATTGGTTGGTATATTGACAGCCAGATATTCATAATCATTTTGGTGGGGATGTTGTTTGTAGATTTAATTCTTGGAGTCTGGAAACATTGGAAATTACACACATTTTCTTTTAAGCGAATGATAAAAGGATTCATGGAAAAAGTGGGCCTTTTAATACTTTTCTACTTCATCAGTGAAGCCTTAATTCAAATAATAGCAGATGCAGATCTTGATAGCGTATATGTCAAAGTACCTCTCAAATTAATTATGTTCTTTTATTTAGCCGGAAACGCTTTGGTAAATATGGGAATTATATCGAACGGAAAAATACCACCTTTAGCACTGCTTTCCAGAATTGAAAAATTCAATAAAACTTTAAATATAGAAGATCTTAACCTAAAAAATAATAAAGATGAAAAAGATATTGATTCTAATAATCCTGAGTAG